The Roseovarius indicus genome has a segment encoding these proteins:
- the phnE gene encoding phosphonate ABC transporter, permease protein PhnE, giving the protein MAELSADGGGTRAEHIRAEYMEMTRRKRLYSGILLVVFVALMVSGFMLADSRNAGGFWDGWHNILDFPAQVWGEAWEKAGELPGHLLTFLPALIETVNIAAASTLLGGLGAIVISLLATRGMARWPRLIPVFRRMMDIMRAIPEIVIALVLIFVLGGGPVPAMIAIAFHTVGALGKLFSEVNENASLKPVEGLQSVGASWSQRMLLGVIPQVSPNYLSYALLRFEINIRASAILGFVGAGGIGYELKNAMSWGQGKFDEAAAIFILLFLTIMFFDQISSYYRDRLTRGRPL; this is encoded by the coding sequence ATGGCGGAACTGAGCGCGGACGGCGGCGGGACACGGGCGGAGCATATCCGGGCCGAGTACATGGAGATGACGCGGCGCAAGCGTCTGTATTCCGGCATCCTGCTGGTGGTGTTCGTGGCGCTGATGGTGTCGGGCTTCATGCTGGCTGACAGCCGGAATGCCGGGGGCTTCTGGGACGGGTGGCACAACATCCTCGACTTTCCCGCGCAGGTGTGGGGCGAGGCGTGGGAGAAGGCGGGCGAGCTGCCGGGGCATTTGCTGACGTTTCTGCCGGCGCTGATCGAGACGGTGAATATCGCCGCCGCGTCGACCTTGCTGGGCGGGCTGGGGGCGATCGTGATTTCGCTTCTGGCGACGCGGGGGATGGCGCGGTGGCCGAGGCTTATTCCGGTGTTCCGGCGGATGATGGATATCATGCGGGCGATTCCGGAGATCGTGATTGCGCTGGTGCTGATCTTTGTCCTCGGCGGCGGGCCGGTGCCGGCGATGATCGCGATTGCGTTTCACACGGTGGGGGCGCTGGGCAAGCTGTTTTCCGAGGTGAACGAGAATGCCTCGCTGAAGCCCGTGGAAGGGCTGCAATCGGTCGGGGCGAGCTGGTCGCAAAGGATGCTGCTGGGTGTCATTCCGCAGGTGTCGCCCAACTACCTGAGCTATGCGCTGCTGCGGTTCGAGATCAATATCCGGGCCTCGGCCATCCTTGGCTTCGTGGGGGCCGGGGGCATCGGCTACGAGCTGAAGAACGCCATGTCCTGGGGGCAGGGCAAGTTCGACGAGGCGGCGGCGATCTTTATCCTGCTGTTCCTGACGATCATGTTCTTCGATCAGATTTCTTCCTATTACCGTGACAGGCTGACCCGGGGGAGGCCGCTATGA
- the phnE gene encoding phosphonate ABC transporter, permease protein PhnE, translating into MTMTVDGGPSLKQQASHLFKRKRLLNFGLPAVILAYFVYIFITFDIAGLAQRASLENARTLVADSYSYKTHVTYDDRAGGFEIAIEGERKGTYPEGETPDWVTLTETGLIADLGQGYEVVYEGARVFFDIPGYGMLEAEPSRQGVDMVFPSGGMEDQPDWINASKNRLSVTTDAGRLTVTRTRAELFKYQLGWELFFFTLESPFHGKSFGELVSLAMSGDRLVEGNSNAAAMWHDFWNNAMWRHAEVAWAIFETMLMAFLGTFGAAIVALPLAFLAARNFTPVKALMFGVRRVFDFVRGVDALIWTIVLARAFGPGPMTGALAILLTDTGTFGKLFSETLENVDDKQIEGIQSTGAKPLQRYRFGVIPQITPVLLSQLLYYLESNTRSATIIGAITGGGIGLLLTQAIITQKDWEEVSYYIVLIVLMVMLMDTISGWLRKRLITSDDSGV; encoded by the coding sequence ATGACCATGACCGTGGACGGGGGACCGTCGCTCAAGCAGCAGGCCTCGCATCTTTTCAAGCGCAAGCGGCTGCTGAATTTCGGGCTGCCGGCGGTGATCCTGGCGTATTTCGTCTATATCTTCATCACCTTCGACATTGCCGGGCTGGCGCAGAGGGCGAGCCTCGAGAATGCGCGGACGCTGGTGGCGGACAGCTACAGCTACAAGACGCATGTGACCTATGACGACCGGGCGGGCGGTTTCGAGATCGCCATCGAGGGCGAGCGGAAGGGCACGTACCCGGAGGGCGAGACGCCGGACTGGGTGACGCTGACCGAGACCGGGCTGATCGCCGATCTGGGGCAGGGCTACGAGGTGGTCTATGAGGGCGCGCGGGTGTTCTTCGATATCCCCGGTTACGGCATGCTTGAGGCCGAGCCGTCGCGGCAGGGGGTGGACATGGTCTTCCCCTCGGGCGGGATGGAGGACCAGCCCGACTGGATCAACGCGTCGAAGAACCGGCTTTCGGTGACGACCGATGCGGGCCGGCTGACGGTGACGCGGACACGGGCGGAGCTTTTCAAGTACCAGCTCGGCTGGGAGCTTTTCTTCTTCACGCTGGAGAGCCCGTTTCACGGCAAGTCCTTCGGCGAGCTGGTGTCGCTGGCGATGTCGGGCGATCGGCTGGTCGAGGGCAATTCGAACGCGGCCGCGATGTGGCACGATTTCTGGAACAACGCCATGTGGCGGCATGCGGAAGTGGCCTGGGCCATTTTCGAGACGATGCTTATGGCGTTCCTGGGCACGTTCGGGGCGGCCATCGTGGCGCTGCCGCTGGCGTTCCTTGCGGCGCGGAATTTCACGCCGGTGAAGGCGCTGATGTTCGGGGTGCGGCGGGTGTTCGACTTTGTCCGGGGGGTGGACGCGCTGATCTGGACGATCGTGCTGGCGCGCGCCTTCGGGCCGGGGCCGATGACGGGGGCGCTGGCCATCCTGCTGACGGATACCGGGACGTTCGGGAAGCTGTTTTCCGAGACGCTCGAGAACGTGGACGACAAGCAGATCGAGGGCATCCAGTCGACCGGGGCGAAGCCGTTGCAGCGCTATCGGTTCGGGGTCATTCCGCAGATCACGCCGGTGCTGTTGTCGCAGCTTCTGTATTACCTCGAATCGAACACGCGGAGCGCGACGATCATCGGCGCCATCACCGGCGGCGGGATCGGGCTTTTGCTGACGCAGGCGATCATCACCCAGAAGGACTGGGAAGAGGTGAGCTATTACATCGTGCTGATCGTGCTTATGGTGATGCTGATGGATACGATATCCGGCTGGTTGCGGAAGCGGCTCATTACCTCGGACGACAGCGGGGTCTGA
- a CDS encoding chloramphenicol acetyltransferase — MPELGLEPFVHPDCEITESTFGRYCEIGQGSRVQHTVMGDYSYCDRMCDIANAEIGKFANIASFVRLGASDHPLDRASLHHFMYRSAYYWPDEADDAAWFAARRARRVVIGHDTWIGHNAQVKPEVTVGHGAVVAAGAVVTKDVAPFMIVAGVPAKPMRERLPGPVAERMMALAWWDWEHERLRAALADFRALKAEAFLEKYGG, encoded by the coding sequence ATGCCGGAGCTGGGGCTGGAGCCGTTCGTGCATCCGGATTGCGAGATCACGGAGAGCACGTTCGGGCGGTATTGCGAGATCGGGCAGGGGAGCCGGGTGCAGCATACGGTGATGGGCGATTATTCCTATTGCGACCGGATGTGCGACATCGCCAATGCGGAGATCGGGAAGTTCGCGAATATCGCGAGTTTCGTGCGGCTCGGGGCGAGTGATCATCCGTTGGACCGGGCGAGCCTGCATCATTTCATGTATCGCTCGGCCTATTACTGGCCCGATGAAGCGGATGATGCTGCGTGGTTCGCGGCAAGGCGGGCAAGGCGCGTGGTGATCGGGCATGACACCTGGATCGGGCACAACGCGCAGGTGAAGCCGGAGGTGACGGTGGGCCATGGTGCGGTTGTTGCGGCCGGGGCCGTGGTGACGAAGGATGTGGCGCCCTTCATGATCGTGGCCGGGGTGCCGGCGAAGCCCATGCGGGAGCGCCTGCCGGGGCCGGTGGCCGAGCGGATGATGGCGCTGGCGTGGTGGGATTGGGAGCATGAGCGGCTGAGGGCGGCGCTGGCGGATTTCCGGGCGCTGAAAGCGGAGGCGTTCCTGGAGAAATACGGGGGGTAG
- a CDS encoding alpha-D-ribose 1-methylphosphonate 5-triphosphate diphosphatase, producing MSARPPAMRLTGADILRDGGLHAAPVAVQGGLITDRPLPEVDLSGFLILPGIVDLHGDAFERHLRPRPSAPFPIEQGLVSTDRDAAANGLTTAWMAQSWSWEGGHRGPDFAEEFLKAVDAYRPRMQTDLRVQIRCETHTADTLDRLLAAIEAHAIGYVVFNNHLDETLPLADTGGAPLEMMAKSVGQSPEAYTAALHHAKRQAAAVPRYLCTLAAAFDRRGIRYGSHDDRHPEARETYSMIGAKICEFPLTRAVAKLACAGGDPVLMGAPNVVRGGSQKGHVSALELVALGKCDALVSDYHYPSMAAAAFRLADEGVLSFALAWKLISENPARIMRLTDRGTIAEGKRADLAIVNTETRQVEATLVAGRVTHMTGEAARRFLASPGRLAMAAE from the coding sequence ATGTCCGCCAGACCACCCGCCATGCGCCTGACCGGCGCAGACATCCTGCGCGACGGCGGCCTTCACGCCGCGCCCGTGGCGGTGCAGGGCGGCCTGATCACCGACAGGCCCCTCCCCGAGGTCGACCTCTCCGGTTTCCTCATCCTCCCCGGCATCGTCGACCTGCATGGCGACGCCTTCGAGCGCCACCTCCGGCCCCGCCCCTCGGCCCCCTTTCCCATCGAACAAGGCCTCGTCTCCACCGACCGCGACGCCGCCGCCAACGGGCTGACAACCGCCTGGATGGCGCAAAGCTGGTCCTGGGAAGGCGGCCACCGCGGCCCCGACTTCGCCGAAGAGTTCCTGAAAGCCGTCGACGCCTACCGCCCCCGCATGCAAACCGACCTGCGCGTCCAGATCCGCTGCGAAACCCACACCGCCGACACGCTCGACCGCCTGCTCGCGGCCATCGAGGCCCACGCCATCGGCTACGTCGTCTTCAACAACCACCTCGACGAAACCCTGCCGCTCGCCGACACCGGCGGCGCCCCGCTCGAGATGATGGCGAAATCCGTGGGCCAGTCGCCCGAGGCCTACACCGCCGCCCTCCACCACGCCAAGCGCCAGGCCGCCGCCGTGCCCCGCTACCTCTGCACGCTCGCCGCCGCCTTCGACCGGCGCGGCATTCGCTACGGCAGCCACGACGACCGCCACCCCGAGGCCCGCGAAACCTATTCCATGATCGGCGCCAAGATCTGCGAATTCCCCCTCACCCGCGCGGTGGCCAAGCTCGCCTGCGCAGGCGGCGACCCGGTGCTCATGGGCGCCCCCAACGTGGTGCGCGGCGGCTCGCAAAAGGGGCACGTCTCCGCGCTCGAACTGGTGGCGCTCGGCAAATGCGACGCGCTCGTCTCGGACTACCATTACCCCTCGATGGCCGCCGCCGCCTTCCGGCTGGCGGATGAGGGCGTGCTCTCCTTCGCCCTGGCATGGAAGCTCATCTCCGAAAACCCCGCCCGCATCATGCGCCTCACCGATCGCGGCACCATCGCCGAGGGCAAGCGCGCCGACCTCGCCATCGTCAACACCGAAACCCGCCAGGTCGAGGCCACGCTGGTGGCCGGCCGCGTCACCCACATGACCGGCGAAGCCGCCCGCCGCTTCCTCGCCTCCCCCGGCCGCCTCGCCATGGCGGCCGAGTAG
- the phnF gene encoding phosphonate metabolism transcriptional regulator PhnF: MTTDTAKRTPIWKSIHDTLLRDISERRYAPGDKLPTEAALARRFGVNRHTVRRALATLAEDGLVHARRGAGVFVAQSHTDYPIGKRVRFHQNLRAAGHLPGKQLLAMETRAADTTEAELLALTQGDPVHVYEGLSLSDGQPVALFQSVFPAARFPGLPDALTRLRSVTAALADQGLDDYTRAWTRLNAKLATPTQALHLQLREGAPLLRTISLNIDADGKPVEYGRTWFSGDRVTLTVADP; the protein is encoded by the coding sequence GTGACCACAGACACCGCCAAGCGCACCCCGATCTGGAAGTCGATCCACGACACGCTCCTGCGCGACATCTCGGAACGCCGCTACGCCCCCGGCGACAAGCTCCCGACCGAGGCCGCGCTCGCCAGGCGCTTCGGCGTCAACCGCCACACCGTCCGCCGCGCGCTGGCCACCCTCGCCGAAGACGGCCTCGTTCACGCCCGCCGCGGCGCCGGCGTCTTCGTCGCCCAAAGCCACACCGACTATCCCATCGGCAAGCGCGTCCGCTTCCACCAGAACCTGCGCGCCGCCGGCCACCTGCCCGGCAAACAGCTCCTCGCCATGGAAACCCGCGCCGCCGACACGACCGAGGCCGAGCTTCTCGCCCTCACCCAGGGCGACCCCGTCCATGTCTACGAAGGGCTCTCCCTCTCCGACGGCCAGCCCGTCGCGCTGTTCCAGAGCGTCTTCCCCGCCGCCCGCTTCCCCGGCCTGCCCGACGCCCTCACCCGCCTCCGCTCCGTCACCGCGGCGCTGGCCGACCAGGGGCTCGACGACTACACCCGCGCCTGGACCCGCCTCAACGCCAAGCTCGCCACGCCCACCCAGGCCCTCCACCTGCAACTCCGCGAAGGCGCGCCGCTCCTGCGCACCATCTCCCTCAACATCGACGCCGACGGCAAACCGGTCGAATACGGCCGCACCTGGTTCTCCGGCGACCGCGTCACCCTGACGGTCGCGGATCCGTGA
- the phnG gene encoding phosphonate C-P lyase system protein PhnG: MTANDERKAWMSLLAKAPAAELARLWEAFGDEPGHEWLRAPEAGGVMVRGRAGATGAPFNLGEMTVTRCSLKLEGGAVGHAYVQGRDKRQARQAALVDALMQTGEAATVREAILDPLAGALEAARAARAAKAAATKVDFFTMVRGED; the protein is encoded by the coding sequence ATGACCGCAAATGACGAGCGCAAGGCATGGATGAGCCTTCTGGCCAAGGCCCCGGCGGCCGAGCTGGCGCGGCTTTGGGAGGCGTTCGGGGATGAGCCCGGGCATGAGTGGCTGCGCGCGCCGGAGGCGGGCGGCGTGATGGTGCGCGGCCGGGCCGGGGCGACGGGCGCGCCGTTCAACCTGGGCGAGATGACGGTGACGCGCTGTTCGCTGAAGCTGGAAGGCGGCGCGGTGGGGCATGCCTATGTGCAGGGGCGCGACAAGCGGCAGGCCCGGCAGGCGGCGCTGGTGGATGCGCTGATGCAGACCGGTGAGGCCGCGACGGTGCGCGAGGCCATTCTCGACCCGCTGGCCGGGGCGCTGGAGGCGGCAAGGGCCGCGAGGGCGGCGAAGGCCGCGGCAACGAAGGTGGATTTCTTCACGATGGTGCGGGGAGAGGATTGA
- the phnH gene encoding phosphonate C-P lyase system protein PhnH: MEASVLEGGFGDAPVEAARAFRAAMRVMARPGTIEALDAARPPAPVSVAAGTLLLTLCDHETGVYLAGAYDTAELREWLAFHTGAPVVAAGEAQFALGDWAALMPLSQYAVGSPEYPDRSATLIVEMERLEAKGTGLRGPGIRERAELSLPDADAMRANAAQFPLGVDFFLTCGDRVAALPRSTRLEDAPCT; the protein is encoded by the coding sequence ATGGAAGCCTCGGTTCTGGAAGGCGGGTTCGGGGATGCGCCGGTAGAGGCCGCGCGGGCGTTTCGCGCGGCGATGCGGGTGATGGCGCGGCCGGGCACGATCGAGGCGCTGGACGCGGCACGGCCGCCGGCGCCGGTGTCGGTGGCGGCGGGGACGTTGTTGCTGACGCTGTGCGATCACGAGACCGGCGTTTACCTCGCCGGGGCGTATGACACGGCCGAGCTGCGGGAATGGCTGGCGTTTCACACCGGCGCGCCGGTTGTGGCGGCGGGTGAGGCGCAGTTCGCGCTGGGCGACTGGGCGGCGTTGATGCCGCTTTCGCAGTACGCGGTGGGCTCGCCGGAATATCCGGATCGTTCGGCGACGCTGATTGTCGAGATGGAGCGGCTGGAGGCCAAGGGCACCGGGCTGCGCGGGCCGGGGATCAGGGAGCGGGCGGAGCTGAGCCTGCCGGATGCAGACGCGATGAGGGCGAATGCGGCGCAGTTTCCGCTGGGGGTGGATTTCTTCCTGACCTGCGGCGACCGGGTGGCCGCCTTGCCGCGATCGACCAGATTGGAGGATGCGCCATGTACGTAG
- a CDS encoding carbon-phosphorus lyase complex subunit PhnI: protein MYVAVKGGERAIDNAHAWLADERRGDRDVAELSVAQIREQLSLAVNRVMAEGSLYDPDLAALAIKQSRGDLIEAIFLIRAYRTTLPRFGASKPIETGEMACDRRISATFKDAPGGQVLGPTFDYTHRLLDFKLAADGEVPEAAEGTPQGGDVPHITGYLNREGLIQDEPESDETPPDLTREPMELPAGRPLRLQSLTRGDEGFVLGMAYSTQRGYARNHAFVGELRIGAVAVEMDIPELGFAIEIGEITVTECETVNQFKGSKTEPPQFTRGYGLVFGQTERKAISMALVDRALRWKELGEDDQGAPAQDEEFVLMHSDNIQATGFLEHIKLPHYVDFQSELELVRKLRREVEAARSSVLSDGLAPDEAAE from the coding sequence ATGTACGTAGCTGTCAAAGGCGGGGAACGGGCGATCGACAACGCCCATGCGTGGCTGGCCGACGAGCGGCGGGGCGACCGCGACGTGGCCGAGCTGTCGGTGGCGCAGATCCGGGAGCAGTTGAGCCTTGCGGTGAACCGGGTGATGGCGGAGGGGTCGCTGTATGACCCGGACCTTGCCGCGCTGGCGATCAAGCAGTCGCGGGGCGACCTGATCGAGGCGATCTTCCTGATCCGGGCGTATCGCACGACGCTGCCGCGGTTCGGGGCGTCGAAGCCCATCGAGACGGGCGAGATGGCCTGTGACCGGCGGATTTCGGCGACGTTCAAGGATGCGCCAGGGGGCCAGGTTCTGGGGCCGACCTTCGATTACACGCACCGTCTGCTGGATTTCAAACTGGCCGCCGATGGCGAGGTGCCGGAGGCGGCGGAGGGCACGCCGCAGGGCGGGGACGTGCCGCATATCACCGGGTACCTGAACCGCGAGGGACTGATCCAGGACGAGCCGGAGAGTGACGAGACACCGCCGGACCTGACGCGGGAGCCGATGGAGTTGCCTGCCGGGCGGCCGCTGCGCCTGCAATCGCTGACACGGGGCGACGAGGGGTTCGTGCTGGGCATGGCCTACTCGACCCAGCGGGGCTATGCGCGCAACCACGCGTTCGTGGGTGAGCTCAGGATCGGGGCCGTGGCGGTGGAAATGGATATCCCCGAGCTGGGCTTCGCCATCGAGATCGGCGAGATCACGGTGACGGAATGCGAGACGGTGAACCAGTTCAAGGGGTCGAAGACCGAGCCGCCGCAGTTCACGCGCGGCTATGGGTTGGTGTTCGGGCAGACCGAGCGGAAGGCGATTTCCATGGCGCTGGTCGACCGGGCGCTGCGCTGGAAGGAGCTGGGCGAGGATGACCAGGGGGCGCCGGCGCAGGACGAGGAATTCGTGCTGATGCATTCGGACAATATCCAGGCGACCGGGTTCCTGGAGCATATCAAGCTGCCGCATTACGTGGATTTCCAGAGCGAGCTGGAGCTTGTGCGGAAATTGCGGCGCGAGGTGGAGGCGGCGCGCTCGTCCGTCCTTTCGGACGGCCTCGCACCGGATGAGGCGGCGGAATGA
- the fosX gene encoding FosX/FosE/FosI family fosfomycin resistance hydrolase: MSEGLSHITFICADLDRMQAVLEEVLEARCVYASGGELFSLSEERFFLVGDVWVAIMKGDPVRERSYNHVAFKVDEAQFDDRVARIEAMGLDMRPPRPRVTGEGRSVYFHGPDGHLLELHTGTLEQRLSRYARGREGVA, from the coding sequence ATGAGCGAGGGGCTGTCGCATATCACCTTCATCTGTGCCGATCTCGACCGGATGCAGGCGGTGCTGGAAGAGGTGCTGGAGGCGCGCTGTGTCTATGCCAGCGGCGGGGAGCTGTTCTCGCTGTCGGAAGAGCGGTTCTTCCTGGTGGGCGACGTGTGGGTCGCGATCATGAAGGGCGATCCGGTGAGGGAGCGGAGTTACAACCACGTGGCCTTCAAGGTCGACGAGGCGCAGTTCGACGACCGCGTGGCGCGGATCGAGGCGATGGGGCTGGACATGCGCCCGCCAAGGCCGAGGGTCACGGGCGAGGGACGATCCGTGTACTTTCACGGCCCTGACGGGCACCTCCTGGAGCTGCATACCGGCACGTTGGAGCAGAGGCTGTCGCGGTATGCGCGCGGCCGGGAGGGTGTGGCATGA
- a CDS encoding alpha-D-ribose 1-methylphosphonate 5-phosphate C-P-lyase PhnJ, whose protein sequence is MTAYNFAYLDEQTKRMIRRAILKGLAVPGYQVPFASREMPMPYGWGTGGVQVSAATLTPEDCFKVIDQGADDTTNAVSIRKFFEKTAGVATTEETGKATVIQTRHRIPEERLTEDQILVYQVPIPEPLRFLEPRETETRKMHSLEEYGLMHVKLYEDVAQHGAIATAYAYPVKVEGRYVMDPSPIPKFDNPKMEMDAIQLFGAGREQRIYALPPHSKVVSLDFEDHPFDPSKADHACDLCGAEDSYLDEVITDDQGGRMFVCSDTDYCRARRVAGHMGAQGAPYEEGAA, encoded by the coding sequence GTGACGGCCTATAACTTTGCGTATCTGGACGAGCAGACCAAGCGGATGATCCGCCGTGCGATCCTGAAGGGGCTGGCCGTGCCGGGCTACCAGGTGCCGTTTGCGAGCCGGGAGATGCCAATGCCCTATGGCTGGGGCACGGGGGGGGTGCAGGTGAGTGCCGCGACGCTGACGCCCGAGGATTGCTTCAAGGTGATCGACCAGGGGGCGGACGATACGACGAATGCCGTGTCGATCCGGAAGTTCTTCGAGAAGACCGCCGGGGTGGCGACCACCGAGGAGACGGGGAAGGCCACGGTGATCCAGACGCGGCACCGGATTCCGGAGGAGAGGCTGACGGAGGACCAGATCCTGGTGTACCAGGTGCCGATCCCGGAGCCGCTAAGGTTTCTGGAGCCCCGCGAAACGGAGACGCGGAAGATGCATAGCCTGGAGGAATACGGGCTGATGCATGTGAAGCTTTACGAGGACGTGGCGCAGCACGGGGCGATTGCCACCGCCTATGCCTATCCGGTGAAGGTGGAGGGGCGCTACGTGATGGACCCCTCGCCGATACCGAAATTCGACAACCCGAAGATGGAGATGGACGCGATTCAGCTGTTCGGGGCGGGGCGGGAGCAGCGGATCTATGCGCTGCCGCCGCACAGCAAGGTGGTGAGCCTCGATTTCGAGGATCACCCGTTCGACCCGTCGAAGGCGGATCATGCCTGTGACCTGTGCGGGGCCGAGGACAGTTACCTCGACGAGGTGATCACCGACGACCAGGGCGGGCGGATGTTCGTCTGTTCGGACACGGATTACTGCCGCGCGCGGCGGGTGGCGGGGCATATGGGGGCGCAGGGCGCACCCTACGAGGAGGGCGCGGCATGA
- the phnK gene encoding phosphonate C-P lyase system protein PhnK, which translates to MTPLLQVQGVSKYYGARIGCEDVSFELYPGEVMGIVGESGSGKSTLLGCLAGQLAPDAGEVLFDTRGEGLRDTLKMSEPERRMLGRTDWAFVHQNARDGLRMGVSAGGNVGERLMAVGARHYGQIRGQAIDWLGRVEISEDRVDDRPGMFSGGMQQRLQIARNLVTGPRLVFMDEPTGGLDVSVQARLLDLLRGLVREMGLSAIIVTHDLAVVRLLADRLMVMKGGHVVEAGLTDQVLDDPQHGYTQLLVSSVLQV; encoded by the coding sequence ATGACACCGCTTTTGCAGGTTCAGGGTGTGTCGAAATATTACGGCGCGCGGATCGGGTGCGAGGATGTGAGTTTCGAGCTGTATCCGGGCGAAGTGATGGGAATAGTCGGGGAGAGTGGATCGGGTAAATCCACGCTTCTGGGCTGCCTCGCCGGCCAGTTAGCTCCTGATGCCGGCGAGGTTCTGTTCGACACGCGGGGCGAGGGGTTGCGCGATACGCTGAAGATGTCGGAGCCGGAACGGCGGATGCTGGGGCGGACGGACTGGGCCTTCGTGCATCAGAATGCGCGGGACGGGCTGCGGATGGGCGTGAGTGCCGGGGGCAACGTGGGCGAGCGGCTGATGGCCGTGGGCGCGCGGCATTACGGGCAGATCCGGGGGCAGGCGATCGACTGGCTGGGCCGGGTCGAGATTTCGGAGGACCGGGTGGATGACCGGCCGGGGATGTTTTCCGGGGGCATGCAGCAGCGGTTGCAGATCGCGCGGAACCTGGTGACCGGGCCACGGTTGGTGTTCATGGACGAACCCACCGGGGGCCTCGATGTGTCTGTGCAGGCGAGGCTTCTGGATTTGCTGCGGGGGCTGGTGCGCGAGATGGGCCTGAGCGCCATCATCGTGACGCATGATTTGGCCGTGGTGCGCCTGCTGGCCGATCGGCTGATGGTGATGAAGGGCGGGCACGTGGTCGAGGCCGGGCTGACGGACCAGGTGTTGGACGACCCGCAGCATGGGTATACGCAGTTGCTGGTGTCGAGTGTTTTGCAGGTGTAG
- a CDS encoding CorA family divalent cation transporter codes for MIESFRPDGAGGLTREEGLGADAVWVDLRDPTSEELAEVGKVAGASLPSKEDMEEIELSSRLYRDGNVDFLTLVLPALTETDNHQVAPVTFVLCPRQVVTIRYHEPRPFKSYPVRAAHSPYDTGSAQEVLFGLLDEIIDRLADILELTDGRIEGVSRGLFGNGLETEVADRRSALATLGQAGALVSDVRNSLVTIERALTFLNREAAGGGKKSPRAIKVLSSDVASLAEHASFLTQKLSLILDTFFGLTTIEQNAVTKTFSLVAVLFMPPTLIGAVFGMNFALMPGIDWRWGFTAALVAMVASSVLSYLYFRWKNLL; via the coding sequence ATGATCGAGAGTTTCAGACCAGACGGGGCCGGCGGGCTGACGCGCGAGGAGGGGCTCGGGGCCGATGCGGTCTGGGTCGATCTGCGCGATCCGACGTCGGAGGAGCTGGCGGAGGTGGGCAAGGTGGCCGGGGCCAGCCTGCCCAGCAAGGAGGACATGGAGGAGATCGAACTGTCGAGCCGGCTGTACCGGGATGGCAATGTCGATTTCCTGACGCTCGTGCTTCCGGCGCTGACGGAGACGGACAATCACCAGGTGGCGCCGGTGACCTTCGTGCTGTGCCCCAGGCAGGTGGTGACGATCCGGTATCACGAGCCTCGGCCCTTCAAGAGCTACCCGGTGCGGGCGGCGCACAGCCCCTATGACACCGGCTCGGCGCAGGAGGTTCTGTTCGGGCTGCTGGACGAGATCATCGACCGGCTGGCGGATATTCTCGAGCTGACCGACGGGCGGATCGAGGGCGTGTCGCGGGGGCTGTTCGGCAACGGGCTCGAGACCGAGGTGGCCGACCGGCGCTCGGCGCTGGCGACGCTGGGGCAGGCGGGGGCGCTGGTCTCGGATGTGCGCAACAGCCTCGTGACGATCGAGCGGGCGCTGACGTTCCTGAACCGCGAGGCGGCCGGGGGCGGGAAGAAATCGCCGCGGGCGATCAAGGTGCTGTCGAGCGACGTCGCCTCGCTGGCGGAGCATGCGAGTTTCCTGACCCAGAAGCTGAGCCTGATTCTCGATACCTTTTTCGGCCTGACCACGATTGAACAGAACGCCGTGACCAAGACCTTCTCGCTGGTCGCGGTTCTCTTCATGCCGCCGACGCTGATCGGGGCCGTGTTCGGGATGAACTTTGCCCTGATGCCCGGCATCGACTGGCGCTGGGGGTTCACCGCCGCGCTTGTGGCGATGGTGGCCTCGTCGGTGCTGTCTTACCTCTATTTCCGTTGGAAGAACCTGCTATGA